Genomic segment of Sebastes fasciatus isolate fSebFas1 chromosome 3, fSebFas1.pri, whole genome shotgun sequence:
CCACAATGTCTCCACGCTTTCATCGCTGTTGAACAATTAGATGTTACCAGTGAATATGGTTCGACTACAAGTGATGCCAGTGCAGGATTGGTGGAGGTTCCCCTTGAGTGTGCAGTAATATTttacataatgtgtgtgtgcaacataAATGTattgcatgtttgtttgtaaGTGAAGTGTTCATTTTGTATTTCGTTTTTcaattttgtcattattatggTACTCAAGTGTTCTTATCTAatgtctttttcattttacagattCAATTTCCCTTCCAAATTCTTgttgttattaattatttatttatttatttaattgaatttttttaaacattcacacaaaaagctcattcacacaccgatggcacagccttcgggagcaattttgggatcagtatcttgcccaaggacacttcaacctgcggactggaggagccggggaccGAACTACTAATCTTCACGATTAGCAGACGACCCTCTCTACCTCCTGAACAACAGCTGCCCGTACCTCTCACCCACTAGGAGCCTTCACAGCTCACGTCAGGTGAGAGGTCAtgattcacactcacacctataggctgcatgtctttggactttgggaggaaaccggagcaaCCGGAGAAAACCCCcatgcagacacagagagaacatgcaaactctacaCAGAAAGGCCCCACAGACAGTGCTCACCACTGCTCCACCGTGCccattcatttataaatataaattatgtttatCACATTCATAATCTATATTTATAAATTACTTTGTTGTTAGGATTTAAAGTGGAGTTGTAGTTTGTAGGGATTGTAGTTTACATTAAAAAGGTATTTCAAAGTTGTTGGCGTAGGGCAGTAGCTGGCAGTAGGTATAGTCCATCAGGTAGTTACACCCTAGGCCTACACCCACAGCGGTGATGGCAAGCGGGAGACCTACTTTCAGCAGACATTTAGCAGAACGGCACAAGAAACTTCTGGTCCGAGACACAGAAGCTGGAGACTCTGGGAGGCTCTCATCGCTCTGATACCCAGATGTCGTCTCAGAGAAGTTCTCATCTCTCTGCTGCCCAACGCCAGCTACTATCTCCTCCTCTTGCCTCGCCTCTTGCTGGTGTTTAAGATCACGGACTGATTGCTTCAAATCGGTTGTTAGGATGTAACATTCTTCTAACTGTTCCTGATAATAAGCAATTTTCCTGGTTTGGATGGCTTTGTGCTCGTCCATTTGGCAGATTTGATCATTAGCCAGCTCCACTTGGGACTGGAGATCCTGAACAGCTGTCTTCAGGTTTCCCATCTCctcattttgttttgctgtcaAAGACTCAAGTCGAGCCAGCTCATCGATGGCCCTCATGTACTGGTCACTCAGAGAGACTTCCTTTTTCTGAAGATCACGCAGTACTTGACTCATCTTTTTTCCAGCACAGGTCAGATTCTGTATTTCCTCGCCTTTATCCCTGATGAGTTCCTCACTCCGTTGTAATTGTTCAGTCTCTGCTTGTCTCAGTGATTCAATGCGAGCCACCTTCGCGATAAGGCTCTGGTTCTCATCAGCTGTGATTTTCCCGTTTTTCTGCAGTTTTTGAACTTGTTTCCGCAGATTCTCATTCAGAGACTCAAGTTGAGACACCTCATTGGTGGCGTTCCTGTTCTGCTCACTCAGAGAGACTTCCTTTGTCCGAAGATCACGCAGTACTTGACTCATCTCTTTTCCAGCACAGGTCAGATTCTGTATTTCCTCATCTTTATCCCAGATGAGTTCCTGACTTTCTCTTACCTGGTGCTGAAGATCACGGACTGCTGCCAACAGATGTTCAGTCTCTGCTTGTCTCAGTGATTCAATGCGAGCCACCTTCGCGATAAGGCTCTGGTTCTCATCAGCTGTGATTTTCCCGTTTTTCTGCAGTTTTTGAACTTGTTTCCGCAGATTCTCATTCAGAGACTCAAGTTGAGACACCTCATTGGTGGCGTTCCTGTTCTGCTCACTCAGAGAGACTTCCTTTGTCCAAAGATCCCGCAGTACTTGACTCATCTCTTTTCCAGCACAGGTCAGATTCTGTATTTCCTCATCTTTATCCCTGATGAGTTCCTGACTTTCTCTTACCTGGTGCTGAAGATCACGGACTGCTGCCAACAGATGTTCAGTCTCTGCTTGTCTCAGTGATTCAATGCGAGCCACCTTCGCGATAAGGCTCTGGTTCTCATCAGCTGTGATTTTCCCGTTTTTCTGCAGTTCTTGAACTTGTTTCCGCAGATTCTCATTCAGAGACTCAAGTTGAGACACCTCATTGGTGGCGTTCCTGTTCTGCTCACTCAGAGAGACTTCCTTTGTCCGAAGATCACGCAGTACTTGACTCAACTCTTCTCCAGCACAGGTCAGATTCTGTATTTCCTCATCTTTATCCCTGATGAGTTCCTCACTCCGTTGTAATTGTTCAGTCTCTGCTTGTCTCAGTGATTCAATGCGAGCCACCTTCGCGATAAGGCTCTGGTTCTCATCAGCTGTGATTTTCCCGTTTTTCTGCAGTTTTTGAACTTGTTTCCGCAGATTCTCATTCAGAGACTCAAGTTGAGACACCTCATTGGTGGCGTTCCTGTTCTGCTCACTCAGAGAGACTTCCTTTGTCCGAAGATCACGCAGTACTTGACTCATCTCTTTTCCAGCACAGGTCAGATTCTGTATTTCCTCATCTTTATCCCTGATGAGTTCCTGACTTTCTCTTACCTGGTGCTGAAGATCACGGACTGCTGCCAACAGATGTTCAGTCTCTGCTTGTCTCAGTGATTCAATGCGAGCCACCTTCGCGATAAGGCTCTGGTTCTCATCAGCTGTGATTTTCCCGTTTTTCTGCAGTTCTTGAACTTGTTTCCGCAGATTCTCATTCAGAGACTCAAGTTGAGACACCTCATTGGTGGCATTCCTGTTCTGCTCACTCAGAGAGACTTCCTTTTTCTGAAGATCATGCAGTGCTTGACTCATCTCTTCTCCAGCACAGGTCAGATTCTGTATTTCCTCATCTTTATCCCTGATGAGTTCCTGACCTTCTCTTACCTGGTGCTGAAGATCAACGCCAGCTAGTATCTCCTCCTCTTGCCTCGCCTCTTGCTGGTGTTTAAGATCACGGACTGATTGCTTCAAATCGGTTGTTAGGATGTAACATTCTTCTAACTGTTCCTGATAATAAGCAATTTTCCCGATTTGGATTGCTTTGTGCTCGTCCATTTGGAAGATTTGTTCGTTAGCCAGCTCCATTTGGGACTGGAGATCCTGAACAGCTGTCTTCAGGTTTCTCGTCTCctcattttgttttgctgtcaGAGACTCAAGTCGAGCCAGCTCATTGGTGGCGTTCCTGTTCTGCTCACTCAGAGAGACTTCCTTTTTCAGAAGATCATGCAGTGCTTGACTCATCTTTTTTCCAGCACAGGTCAGATTCTGTATTTCCTCGCCTTTATCCCTGATGAGTTCCTCACTCCGTTGTAATTCTTCAGTCTCTGCTTGTCTCAGTGATTCAATGCGAGCCACCTTCGCGATAAGGCTCTGGTTCTCATCAGCTGTGATTTTCCCGTTTTTCTGCAGTTCTTGAACTTGTTTCCGCAGATTCTCATTCAGAGACTCAAGTTGAGACACCTCATTGGTGGCGTTCCTGTTCTGCTCACTCAGAGAGACTTCCTTTGTCCGAAGATCATGCAGTACTTGACTCATCTCTTTTCCAGCACAGGTCAGATTCTGTATTTCCTCATCTTTATCCCTGATGAGTTCCTGACCTTCTCTTACCTGGTGCTGAAGATCAACGCCAGCTAGTATCTCCTCCTCTTGCTGGTGTTTAAGATCATAGAGTGATTGCTTCAAATCGGTGTTTAGGATGTAACATTCTTCTAACTGTTCCTGATAATAAGCAATTTTCCTGGTTTGGATGGCTTTGTGCTCGTCCATTTGGAAGATTTGTTCGTTAGCCAGCTCCATTTGGGACTGGAGATCCTGAACAGCTGTCTTCAGGTTTCTCGTCTCctcattttgttttgctgtcaGAGACTCAAGTCGAGCCAGCTCATTGGTGGCGTTCCTGTTCTGCTCACTCAGAGAGACTTCCTTTTTCAGAAGATCACGCAGTGCTTGACTCAACTCTTCTCCAGCACAGGTCAGCTTCTGTATTTCCTCATCTTTATCCCAGATGAGTTCCTCACTCCGTTGTAATTGTTCAGTCTTTGACACACGGACGAGATGTGATTTCTCCATCCCTGCGCGGCGCATAGCGTTGTGTAAATAATTTTGAGACATCGCGGTTGTTCTCAAAACTCTTCAAATCGCAGGTTGCTAAATCTTAAAATAATATGAGAATCCCTGGTTTGTCTAGCTATGGTTTGTTCCTGAACACACTCTTCCTTTGATCTGCTGTGACGTCATAACATTCCAGTGGCTGTGATCGTGACATGAGGTCATGACATTCATGCGCCGTTCCACGCATGCGCATAGAATATCATGACGCTGCATCATAACATTCTATGCGCATCTGCTTGAGCcatagcatgtttttttttttaaaaagacactaGCTGTGTTCTATCTGAGATAGACACATAATGGCGACTGAAAGACtgacaaaacatttgaaaagttgcattaatttaGTTAATGTGAATCCAACCaccttcattatttatttatctgtaatttcttttttatgaatttttttttttttttaggttgtggGATATATTCTTCAAGATCAAATTAAATCAAGATAAATTTCACCCGATGTGAATATAGGACAGGCTTGCATGCcataaactttaaaatgtaaagacTTATTACCACTTAGGCTActtttttgtgctttatttaggccagcaacctttactataaaaagagccattttaggcaacaataataaaaaaaaaatctgtctggtgccacaaaacatttgatcattgtgatgaaggtagcacagttta
This window contains:
- the LOC141762764 gene encoding uncharacterized protein LOC141762764, whose protein sequence is MRRAGMEKSHLVRVSKTEQLQRSEELIWDKDEEIQKLTCAGEELSQALRDLLKKEVSLSEQNRNATNELARLESLTAKQNEETRNLKTAVQDLQSQMELANEQIFQMDEHKAIQTRKIAYYQEQLEECYILNTDLKQSLYDLKHQQEEEILAGVDLQHQVREGQELIRDKDEEIQNLTCAGKEMSQVLHDLRTKEVSLSEQNRNATNEVSQLESLNENLRKQVQELQKNGKITADENQSLIAKVARIESLRQAETEELQRSEELIRDKGEEIQNLTCAGKKMSQALHDLLKKEVSLSEQNRNATNELARLESLTAKQNEETRNLKTAVQDLQSQMELANEQIFQMDEHKAIQIGKIAYYQEQLEECYILTTDLKQSVRDLKHQQEARQEEEILAGVDLQHQVREGQELIRDKDEEIQNLTCAGEEMSQALHDLQKKEVSLSEQNRNATNEVSQLESLNENLRKQVQELQKNGKITADENQSLIAKVARIESLRQAETEHLLAAVRDLQHQVRESQELIRDKDEEIQNLTCAGKEMSQVLRDLRTKEVSLSEQNRNATNEVSQLESLNENLRKQVQKLQKNGKITADENQSLIAKVARIESLRQAETEQLQRSEELIRDKDEEIQNLTCAGEELSQVLRDLRTKEVSLSEQNRNATNEVSQLESLNENLRKQVQELQKNGKITADENQSLIAKVARIESLRQAETEHLLAAVRDLQHQVRESQELIRDKDEEIQNLTCAGKEMSQVLRDLWTKEVSLSEQNRNATNEVSQLESLNENLRKQVQKLQKNGKITADENQSLIAKVARIESLRQAETEHLLAAVRDLQHQVRESQELIWDKDEEIQNLTCAGKEMSQVLRDLRTKEVSLSEQNRNATNEVSQLESLNENLRKQVQKLQKNGKITADENQSLIAKVARIESLRQAETEQLQRSEELIRDKGEEIQNLTCAGKKMSQVLRDLQKKEVSLSDQYMRAIDELARLESLTAKQNEEMGNLKTAVQDLQSQVELANDQICQMDEHKAIQTRKIAYYQEQLEECYILTTDLKQSVRDLKHQQEARQEEEIVAGVGQQRDENFSETTSGYQSDESLPESPASVSRTRSFLCRSAKCLLKVGLPLAITAVGVGLGCNYLMDYTYCQLLPYANNFEIPF